The following are encoded together in the Blattabacterium cuenoti BPAA genome:
- the rnr gene encoding ribonuclease R, producing MKKERKKKYYNNLSTGFINITNHGYAFVHIKEFQKDIFIPKNKIHQALEGDLVKIRFYYKGVKIEGEVLKIIKRKTKQFIGILKKSNIQSNDKYGIVHNNSIHVDILVSMKKLDKYHHNDKVLVQIISWPQKLRNPLGKIIKVFGSSGEYKTEIYSLLEEYKMSYKFSKKMENEAEKIFSEQIIDLSFRKDMRNVNTFTIDPLNAKDFDDALSIRKLNTDIWEIGVHISDVSHYIKEGSLLDKEAYSRATSIYFVGKVIPMLPKILSNNLCSLQPKKDKLSFSYIFNINSQGEILKSWFGKTIIRSDRKFTYEEVQCIIDQKKGDYYEDIYTLFSFSKILIQNRLKNGGIYLEKVEVKFHLDEKNNPTSLHLEKNNDAHRLIEEFMLLTNRKISEFVSLNLNGIPSNKLYIYRIHDKPDFQKILSLKKIIEPLGYFLDLKNLKTSINHLLKQIKGKPEQNMIENLILRSMSKAKYSTKNIGHYGLSFIYYTHFTSPIRRYSDIIAHRLLYYYLNNNKKRNKYKLKTIECYEKQTQHCSYKERLAIDIEREFLKFIQVKYIKKFIGKEFYGIITGFTDWSVYIDLLLFQTEGMVKLRDIKEDSYILNSNNYSIIGKKKRKTYYLGDKVKVKLMDVNIEKKQIILDWVDHT from the coding sequence AAAGATATTTTTATTCCAAAAAATAAAATCCATCAAGCATTAGAAGGAGATTTAGTCAAAATTAGATTTTATTATAAAGGAGTGAAAATAGAAGGAGAAGTTTTAAAAATCATAAAGAGAAAAACTAAACAATTTATTGGAATATTAAAAAAATCGAATATCCAATCTAATGATAAATATGGAATCGTACATAATAATAGTATTCATGTAGATATTTTAGTTTCCATGAAAAAATTGGATAAGTATCATCACAATGATAAGGTATTGGTTCAAATTATATCATGGCCTCAAAAATTGAGAAATCCTTTGGGAAAAATCATAAAAGTATTCGGATCTTCTGGAGAATACAAAACAGAAATTTATTCTTTATTAGAAGAATATAAAATGTCCTACAAATTTTCCAAAAAAATGGAAAATGAAGCTGAAAAAATTTTTTCCGAACAAATTATAGATTTAAGCTTTAGAAAAGATATGCGAAACGTAAATACTTTTACTATAGATCCTTTAAATGCAAAAGATTTTGATGACGCCCTTTCTATTAGAAAATTGAATACTGATATTTGGGAAATAGGGGTACATATCTCTGATGTTTCTCATTATATAAAAGAAGGAAGTTTATTAGATAAAGAAGCATATTCACGTGCTACATCAATTTATTTTGTAGGAAAAGTTATTCCTATGCTTCCAAAAATATTGTCTAATAATCTTTGTTCTTTACAACCAAAAAAAGATAAATTAAGTTTTTCCTATATTTTTAATATAAATAGTCAAGGAGAAATATTGAAAAGTTGGTTTGGAAAAACCATAATACGATCTGATCGAAAGTTTACGTATGAAGAAGTTCAGTGTATTATAGATCAAAAAAAAGGAGATTATTATGAAGATATTTACACATTATTTTCATTTTCTAAAATATTAATTCAAAATCGATTAAAAAATGGAGGAATTTATCTGGAAAAAGTGGAGGTAAAGTTTCATCTAGATGAAAAAAACAATCCAACATCTTTACATTTGGAAAAAAACAATGATGCTCATCGTTTAATTGAAGAATTTATGTTATTAACTAATCGAAAAATTTCAGAATTTGTTAGCTTAAATTTGAATGGAATACCTTCTAATAAACTATATATTTACAGGATACATGATAAACCTGATTTTCAGAAGATTTTATCTCTTAAAAAAATTATAGAACCTTTAGGTTATTTTTTAGATTTAAAAAATTTAAAAACTTCTATAAATCATTTATTAAAACAAATCAAAGGAAAACCAGAACAAAATATGATTGAGAATTTAATTCTTCGTTCCATGAGTAAAGCTAAATATTCTACAAAAAATATAGGACATTATGGATTGTCTTTCATATACTATACTCATTTTACTTCTCCCATAAGAAGATATTCAGATATAATTGCTCATCGTTTGTTATATTATTATTTAAATAATAATAAAAAAAGGAATAAATACAAACTTAAAACGATAGAATGTTATGAAAAACAAACCCAACATTGTAGTTATAAAGAACGTTTAGCTATAGATATAGAGAGAGAATTTCTAAAATTCATACAAGTAAAATATATAAAAAAATTTATAGGAAAAGAATTTTATGGTATTATTACAGGATTTACTGATTGGAGTGTTTATATTGATTTATTATTGTTTCAAACTGAAGGAATGGTAAAATTACGTGATATTAAAGAAGATTCTTATATTTTAAATTCAAATAATTATAGTATAATTGGAAAAAAAAAAAGAAAGACTTATTATTTAGGAGATAAAGTAAAAGTAAAACTTATGGATGTCAATATAGAAAAAAAACAAATAATTCTTGATTGGGTTGATCATACATGA
- the coaD gene encoding pantetheine-phosphate adenylyltransferase, giving the protein MNKKIAVFPGSFDPITLGHYDIIIRALNLFDKIVIAIGKNFEKKNMFSLKKRKKWIQKTFLSLSHKIEIDSFNGLTISFCIKRKAKFLLRGVRNQLDFEFEKNIFLINKELYKKHIIETVYLFSSYDKSHISSYIVRDVIKNGGDYTTFVPSSVRI; this is encoded by the coding sequence ATGAATAAAAAAATTGCAGTATTTCCTGGATCTTTTGATCCCATTACTTTAGGACATTATGATATTATTATTAGGGCTTTAAATTTATTTGATAAAATTGTTATAGCTATAGGGAAAAATTTTGAAAAGAAAAATATGTTTTCTCTTAAAAAGAGAAAAAAGTGGATACAAAAAACTTTTTTAAGTTTATCACATAAAATAGAAATCGATTCATTCAACGGATTAACAATTTCTTTTTGCATAAAAAGAAAAGCTAAATTCTTATTAAGAGGAGTCCGAAATCAATTGGATTTTGAATTTGAAAAAAATATATTTTTGATAAATAAAGAATTATATAAAAAACATATTATTGAAACAGTTTATCTTTTTTCTTCTTATGATAAATCTCATATAAGTTCTTATATTGTGAGAGATGTGATAAAAAATGGAGGAGATTATACGACATTTGTCCCTTCTTCTGTTAGGATATAA